TGCTTATATATTGAAAAACAATAACTCCATATGCTCAAAACTTTTTAACATTAAATTTTTAAAATACTGCATCATGATAAGTAAAATAGCAATAAGCACTGCAAAAGATAAAAATATCTTAATAGGATAACCCACCACTAAAAGATTAAATTGCGGCATAGTTTTCATAAGCATACCAAAAATAACATCCGATAATAAAGATATTGCTAAAATAGGAAAAGCCATAGAAAAACCAAGCACAAAAATATTTACCATAGCTTTATTTAAATAAAGCATTAAATTCTCATGCGGATAAAATCCACCCAAACTAATATAATCTAATGAACTAGACATAAAAAGCAATACCAAATGATGACCATCAAATGCTAAAAAAACCAATAATGCAAGCAAATTTAAAACTTGAGAAATCACTGGAGTATTGGCACCTGTAGCTGGATCTAAAATACTAGCCATAGAAAAACCCATAGTAAAAGAAATTTGTTCGCCTGCCATTTGTAAAATAGCAAAAATCATTTGTAAAATTAAACCTGCAACCATCCCAAAAAGTACTTCACTTAAAAGATATAAAATAAAAAAAGAGTCAGGTGTATTATTTTCAAGTTTTGCCAAAGGATATAAAAACATTGTTAAAAATAAAGCTAAAGTTGTTTTTACTACCAAAGGTATACTATTATGAGAAAAAAAAGGGAAAAATACTATTAATCCACTCATTCTGGCAAATAAAAGCATGAAAATTACAACATTTTCATCGCCTAAATATTTAACAAATTCCATAATTACTTAAATGACAAATTCTATCACATTTTTTAGCAAGTTCTTGATCGTGAGTCACAAAAAATAAGGCTGCATTATTTTCTTTAACATAATTAATCAAAATATCTAACACATTTAAAGCATTTTTAAAATCTAAATTACCAGTAGCCTCATCAGCAAAAATGATTTTTGGTCTTTTACTTAAAATTCTAGCTATACTTACTCGTTGCTGTTGTCCACCACTTAATTTTGTGATCTTTTGATTCATTAAATCAACAATATCAAGTTTTTTTAATAACTCATAATCGATATTTTGCTTACTCAAAATACTTGCAAGCTCTATATTTTCAAAAGCTAAAAAACCTTTAAATAAATAATGCATTTGAAAAATAATCCCAAAATCTTTTCTACGAATTTCTAATAAAGCTTCATCATTTAAGGAATACAAATCCTGATTATTATAAAAAACTTTTCCTGATTGAGGTTTTAATAAGGTAGATAAAATATGCAAAAGAGTAGATTTGCCGCACCCACTACTTCCACATATTGCAATACAATCTTTTGTATTTAAAGTAAAATTTAAATTTTCAAAAAGCGGAATATCAAAACTATGGCTTAAATTTTCCGCTTTTAAAAGTTCCATTTTCAACCAATTTGCGCAGCAACTTCAGCAGCAAAATCTTCAGTTTTCTTTTCTAAACCTTCGCCCACTTCAAAACGAACAAATTCTACTATTTTAATAGTTCCGCCAAATTCTTTTTCTTTTTCTGTAATTACTTGCTCAACAGTTTTTTTATCATCCATCGCATAAAACTGCCCCATTAGAGTAAGTCTACCATCAAGCTGAGAATTATCCGCTATAAAGCTATTTAGTTTACCTGGGATAATGTTAGGCCAAATTTTTTCTGGCTTTCCTTGTGCTTGAAGTTCAGCTTTAATAGCTTCTTCAGCTTCTTGGATTATCTCTTGAGTTAATTGCTTTCTACTTGCAAATTTTGGAATTTTAAGCTCTGGTTTATTAGGATCTTTTAATCTTCTTCTTTCTTCATTTTCTTTTTCCAACTCTGCAACTAAAGCTTTATATTCATTTTCTACAAAATCCATATCAAGCTCTTCAT
This genomic stretch from Campylobacter lari subsp. concheus harbors:
- the fliR gene encoding flagellar biosynthetic protein FliR → MEFVKYLGDENVVIFMLLFARMSGLIVFFPFFSHNSIPLVVKTTLALFLTMFLYPLAKLENNTPDSFFILYLLSEVLFGMVAGLILQMIFAILQMAGEQISFTMGFSMASILDPATGANTPVISQVLNLLALLVFLAFDGHHLVLLFMSSSLDYISLGGFYPHENLMLYLNKAMVNIFVLGFSMAFPILAISLLSDVIFGMLMKTMPQFNLLVVGYPIKIFLSFAVLIAILLIMMQYFKNLMLKSFEHMELLFFNI
- a CDS encoding ABC transporter ATP-binding protein yields the protein MELLKAENLSHSFDIPLFENLNFTLNTKDCIAICGSSGCGKSTLLHILSTLLKPQSGKVFYNNQDLYSLNDEALLEIRRKDFGIIFQMHYLFKGFLAFENIELASILSKQNIDYELLKKLDIVDLMNQKITKLSGGQQQRVSIARILSKRPKIIFADEATGNLDFKNALNVLDILINYVKENNAALFFVTHDQELAKKCDRICHLSNYGIC